One Nonomuraea angiospora DNA segment encodes these proteins:
- a CDS encoding penicillin-binding transpeptidase domain-containing protein: MSNSGGRGQGPGRGAGGAGSQGGPGAARRTPGGPGRAGRQGGSARSDGGRSDGSGRPASPENPPRQPRKRPPDPLDLPFGPDDPPRARPPRESGDEPRGRSRRDDADRADPGETGRPRSGGSRQSGPDRARRDGTRQSGPDRGRPGGSGRGRSRGDAADGTRRRPRDEDDRPRSGTGRDRDDGDRPRSGGGRGRDEDDRPRGGAGRGEDDRPRNSAGRGEDDRPRNSAGRGRDEGDRPRGRAPRGRDEAERLRGRVQGGDERARGRQEDDAPRRGRQEDDLRSRAREDGALRRPQAGGPRPQTARPEAARGGERVAARRGGEVPPPRGPRRPPPRPPRPPLVLQLGNPRRRINIGLIGMTFVLSIFAGRLIQMQGLDSKVYEAAAVGQRTHTEQIPAKRGSITDVNGHGLAITVEARELSIDPSKVTPQTRAKWSALLAQQLGKSEQEIAAKLARTNTRYQRLATDVDPVVATRLQQAGVPSLAAKKTYRRLYPAGDLAGSLIGFVGDEGAGLGGIEQARNALLAGQDGEQRVETGRDGLRIPMTSSQHTAPVNGQDVRLTIDRDIQWAAQESIAEQVEKAGADSGTVIVMDVQSAQIIAMANAPELDLNNWRKAPAATYVNKAAADVFEPGSTNKVITAAAAIEAGAVTPDTVFQVPDRIKCADQVLRDAHPHKAESMTFRQAVAESSNVATIMAARKVGSERLYRMLKAFGFGTRPGGGVPGAEAGLLPDYKSWSGSQSCTVAYGQGVSVTALQMASVYQTIANGGVKIEPRIVAGTTDTSGRFVPAPAGKQTRVVSATTAKEITTMLETAVSAEGTGELAAIPGYRVAGKTGTANRYDAKLGRYEGYTASFVGFAPADKPRLVVLSVLQNPKNGHFGGQLAAPVFKDVMTFAIKSKKIPPTGSAAPPVRMRAGQ; this comes from the coding sequence GTGAGCAACTCGGGCGGCAGGGGGCAGGGACCCGGCCGCGGCGCTGGCGGCGCCGGCTCTCAAGGAGGGCCCGGCGCCGCTCGTCGTACGCCGGGAGGTCCGGGACGGGCGGGGCGGCAGGGCGGCTCCGCACGTTCTGATGGAGGGCGTTCCGACGGGTCGGGCCGTCCGGCGTCGCCGGAGAACCCGCCGCGCCAGCCGCGCAAGCGGCCACCGGACCCGCTCGACCTGCCGTTCGGCCCCGATGACCCGCCACGGGCTCGTCCGCCGCGCGAGTCCGGCGACGAACCGCGCGGCCGTTCCCGCCGCGACGACGCCGACCGGGCCGACCCGGGGGAGACCGGCCGTCCCCGCTCCGGCGGCAGCCGCCAGAGCGGCCCCGACCGTGCCCGCCGCGACGGCACCCGCCAGAGCGGCCCGGACCGCGGCCGTCCGGGCGGCTCGGGACGCGGCCGCTCGCGCGGCGACGCCGCGGACGGCACCCGCAGGCGCCCGCGCGACGAGGACGACCGCCCGCGCAGCGGCACGGGACGGGACCGTGATGACGGCGACCGCCCCAGGAGTGGCGGGGGACGAGGCCGCGACGAGGACGACCGTCCCAGGGGTGGCGCGGGGCGGGGCGAGGACGACCGGCCCAGGAACAGCGCGGGGCGCGGCGAGGACGACCGGCCCAGGAACAGCGCGGGGCGCGGCCGTGACGAGGGCGACCGGCCCAGAGGGCGTGCTCCCCGGGGGCGCGACGAGGCCGAGCGGCTGCGCGGGCGCGTCCAGGGAGGCGACGAGCGGGCACGCGGCCGGCAGGAGGACGACGCGCCGCGCCGCGGCCGGCAGGAGGACGACCTCCGGAGCCGGGCCAGGGAGGACGGCGCGCTGCGGCGTCCCCAGGCGGGCGGCCCGAGGCCGCAGACCGCCAGGCCGGAGGCGGCACGGGGCGGCGAGCGGGTGGCGGCGCGCCGCGGCGGTGAGGTGCCCCCGCCCAGAGGGCCGCGCCGCCCGCCGCCGCGCCCGCCCAGGCCGCCGCTGGTGCTGCAGCTGGGCAACCCGCGCAGGCGCATCAACATCGGCCTGATCGGCATGACGTTCGTGCTGTCGATCTTCGCCGGACGGCTGATCCAGATGCAGGGCCTCGACTCCAAGGTGTACGAGGCCGCGGCGGTGGGCCAGCGCACGCACACCGAGCAGATCCCCGCCAAGCGCGGCTCGATCACCGACGTCAACGGCCACGGCCTGGCCATCACCGTCGAGGCGCGCGAGCTGTCCATCGACCCGTCCAAGGTCACCCCCCAGACCCGGGCCAAGTGGTCCGCGCTGCTGGCCCAGCAGCTCGGCAAGAGCGAGCAGGAGATCGCCGCCAAGCTGGCCAGGACCAACACCCGCTACCAGCGCCTGGCCACGGACGTAGACCCGGTCGTGGCCACCCGCCTGCAGCAGGCCGGCGTGCCCTCGCTGGCGGCGAAGAAGACCTACCGCAGGCTCTACCCGGCGGGCGACCTGGCGGGCAGCCTCATCGGGTTCGTCGGCGACGAGGGCGCCGGGCTGGGCGGCATCGAGCAGGCCAGGAACGCCCTGCTGGCCGGCCAGGACGGCGAGCAGCGCGTCGAGACGGGCCGCGACGGCCTGCGCATCCCGATGACCAGCAGCCAGCACACCGCGCCCGTCAACGGCCAGGACGTGCGGCTGACGATCGACCGCGACATCCAGTGGGCCGCCCAGGAGTCGATCGCCGAGCAGGTCGAGAAGGCCGGCGCCGACAGCGGCACCGTGATCGTCATGGACGTGCAGAGCGCCCAGATCATCGCCATGGCCAACGCCCCCGAGCTCGACCTGAACAACTGGCGCAAGGCCCCCGCGGCCACGTACGTCAACAAGGCCGCCGCCGACGTGTTCGAGCCCGGCAGCACCAACAAGGTGATCACGGCCGCAGCCGCGATCGAGGCCGGCGCGGTGACGCCCGACACGGTGTTCCAGGTCCCCGACCGGATCAAGTGCGCCGACCAGGTGCTGCGCGACGCGCACCCGCACAAGGCCGAGTCGATGACGTTCCGCCAGGCCGTGGCCGAGTCCAGCAACGTGGCCACGATCATGGCCGCGCGCAAGGTCGGCAGCGAGCGCCTCTACCGGATGCTGAAGGCGTTCGGGTTCGGCACGCGGCCGGGCGGCGGCGTGCCGGGCGCGGAGGCGGGGCTGCTGCCCGACTACAAGAGCTGGTCGGGCAGCCAGAGCTGCACCGTCGCCTACGGGCAGGGCGTTTCGGTGACCGCGCTGCAGATGGCCAGCGTCTACCAGACCATCGCCAACGGCGGCGTCAAGATCGAGCCGCGGATCGTGGCCGGCACGACGGACACGTCCGGCAGGTTCGTTCCCGCTCCCGCAGGTAAGCAGACCAGAGTGGTGAGCGCGACGACGGCCAAGGAGATCACGACGATGCTGGAGACCGCGGTGAGCGCCGAGGGCACGGGAGAGCTGGCGGCCATCCCCGGCTACCGGGTGGCGGGCAAGACGGGCACGGCCAACCGCTACGATGCGAAGCTCGGCCGGTACGAGGGCTACACGGCCTCGTTCGTCGGGTTCGCGCCCGCAGACAAGCCCCGGCTGGTGGTGCTGTCGGTGCTGCAGAACCCGAAGAACGGCCACTTCGGCGGGCAGTTGGCGGCCCCCGTGTTCAAGGATGTGATGACGTTCGCCATCAAGAGCAAGAAGATTCCTCCCACAGGCTCCGCCGCGCCGCCGGTGCGGATGCGCGCGGGACAGTGA
- a CDS encoding DUF58 domain-containing protein, which produces MRAGLRALTSRGRSFLASGIAALLMAVILGENDLFRIGVLVTALPLLAAMVVARTRYRLSCARRLDPPRAEVGGEATVTLRLENVTRLPTGLLLIEDTVPYALGVRPRFVLDRVESRGVREIDYRVRSDLRGRYTIGPLSVRIADPFGLVELTRSFTISDTLVVTPHVAALPHVRLSGEWTGGGDSRTRSVAAAGDDDVAPREYRQGDDLRRVHWRSTARRGELMVRREEQQWQSRGALLLDTRRYAHRGEGPRSSFEVAVSAAASIGVHLAREGLGLRLVTDQGAEHLTDTGLSWSLLDTLAVVRHSPARSLEMGVSALRQGGGDGLIVAVLGDLDPEEARELARLRHSGITAVAVMLDVSTWDGGDRAAAENHQAVQTVLAGYGWRIVRLPAGTSIASVWQHAANRDRYALNPAGGAA; this is translated from the coding sequence GTGAGGGCCGGACTGCGGGCGCTGACCTCCAGGGGCAGGTCGTTCCTCGCCTCCGGCATCGCGGCGCTGCTGATGGCCGTCATCCTGGGCGAGAACGACCTGTTCAGGATCGGCGTCCTGGTGACGGCGCTGCCGCTGCTGGCGGCCATGGTCGTGGCGCGCACGCGCTACCGGCTGAGCTGCGCCAGGCGCCTGGACCCGCCGCGGGCGGAGGTCGGCGGCGAGGCCACCGTGACCCTGCGGCTGGAGAACGTCACCAGGCTGCCGACCGGCCTGCTGCTCATCGAGGACACCGTTCCTTATGCGCTGGGCGTGCGGCCCCGGTTCGTGCTGGACCGGGTCGAGTCGCGGGGCGTGCGGGAGATCGACTACCGGGTGCGCTCGGACCTGCGCGGCCGTTACACGATCGGCCCGCTGTCGGTCCGCATCGCCGACCCGTTCGGGCTCGTCGAGCTGACCCGCTCGTTCACGATCAGCGACACGCTCGTGGTGACGCCGCACGTGGCGGCGCTGCCCCACGTGCGGCTGTCGGGCGAGTGGACGGGCGGCGGCGACAGCCGTACCAGGAGCGTGGCCGCGGCCGGCGACGACGACGTGGCGCCGCGCGAATACCGGCAGGGCGACGACCTGCGCCGGGTCCACTGGCGCTCGACGGCCCGCCGCGGCGAGCTGATGGTGCGCCGCGAGGAGCAGCAGTGGCAGAGCCGCGGCGCGCTCCTGCTGGACACCCGCAGGTACGCGCACCGCGGCGAGGGCCCGCGCTCGTCGTTCGAGGTGGCGGTCTCGGCCGCGGCCTCGATCGGCGTGCACCTCGCCCGCGAGGGCCTCGGCCTGCGGCTGGTGACCGACCAGGGCGCCGAGCACCTGACCGACACCGGACTGAGCTGGTCGCTGCTCGACACCCTCGCCGTGGTGCGGCACAGCCCGGCCCGCTCCCTGGAGATGGGCGTCTCGGCCCTGCGCCAGGGCGGCGGCGACGGGCTGATCGTGGCCGTGCTCGGCGACCTCGACCCGGAGGAGGCGAGAGAGCTGGCCAGGCTGAGGCACAGCGGCATCACCGCGGTGGCGGTGATGCTCGACGTGAGCACGTGGGACGGCGGGGACCGCGCCGCCGCCGAGAACCACCAGGCCGTGCAGACGGTCCTGGCCGGGTACGGCTGGCGCATCGTGCGCCTGCCCGCGGGCACCTCGATCGCCTCCGTCTGGCAGCACGCCGCCAACCGCGACAGGTACGCGCTCAACCCGGCGGGAGGCGCGGCATGA
- the mraZ gene encoding division/cell wall cluster transcriptional repressor MraZ, with amino-acid sequence MFLGTHQPRLDDKGRLFLPAKYREELAEGLVITKGQERCLYVFPVEEFQRITEALSTAPVTAKAVRDYSRVFFASASDEKPDKQGRITIPQSLRQYAGLERDCVVIGANTRLEIWDAKAWDTYLNAQEQAFADLSEEVLPGIL; translated from the coding sequence ATGTTCCTCGGCACCCATCAACCGCGTCTGGACGACAAGGGACGGCTGTTCCTGCCGGCTAAGTACCGTGAGGAGCTGGCGGAGGGTCTTGTGATCACCAAAGGCCAGGAGCGATGCCTCTACGTCTTTCCCGTAGAGGAGTTCCAGCGCATTACCGAGGCTCTCAGCACCGCCCCGGTCACCGCCAAGGCGGTGCGCGACTACAGCCGCGTCTTCTTCGCCAGCGCGTCCGACGAGAAGCCAGACAAGCAAGGGCGCATCACGATCCCGCAGAGCCTGCGTCAATACGCGGGTTTGGAGCGTGACTGCGTCGTCATCGGGGCCAACACCCGGCTGGAGATCTGGGACGCAAAGGCCTGGGACACCTATCTCAACGCGCAGGAGCAGGCGTTCGCCGATCTGTCGGAGGAGGTGCTGCCAGGGATCTTGTAG
- a CDS encoding UDP-N-acetylmuramoyl-L-alanyl-D-glutamate--2,6-diaminopimelate ligase — MRPTTSPPRPLTGLATMLDADSGTSRSPHAALTGVTIDSRDVSRGDLYVALPGNQAHGAAFAAEAMAKGAVAVLTDRAGRDEAVATGLPVLIVPDPRALLGQISSWVYGQPAHDIQILGVTGTSGKSTTTFMIEAGLRAAGHRAGLVGGVEIRAGEERFQPTLTTPEAPQLHGLFALMREKGVSAAVMEVSSHALALGRVDGIFYDVALFTNLSQDHLDFHKDFEDYFATKVRLFQPELSRVGVTNIDDRYGRELLDLAKVPMTTYSALGDPEAEWRALDARLGADGSAFRVVGPGGVEADAQIALPGPFNVANALGSIVTLVEAGVPLHTAVHGVGTLTGVPGRMQRITAAGDEFQAVVDYSHKPGAVESVLRSLRSVTAGTLTIVLGCGGDRDKGKRPVMGELAAQLADVAIFTSDNPRSEDPLAILTTMMEGALRVPQHDRAHVIIEPDRAAAIGLAIARAGQGDVIVVAGKGHEQGQYISGEVIPFDDREVVAEAIAARKESTESRKH, encoded by the coding sequence ATGCGTCCTACGACCAGCCCGCCCCGCCCGCTGACCGGGCTCGCGACCATGCTCGACGCCGACTCAGGCACGTCGCGGTCGCCTCATGCCGCCCTGACCGGCGTCACCATCGACTCCCGCGACGTCAGTCGCGGAGATCTCTACGTGGCGTTGCCGGGCAACCAGGCCCACGGAGCCGCCTTCGCCGCCGAGGCGATGGCCAAGGGAGCGGTGGCGGTGCTCACCGACCGCGCCGGCCGCGACGAGGCCGTCGCGACCGGGCTGCCGGTGCTGATCGTGCCCGATCCGCGCGCCCTGCTCGGGCAGATCTCCTCCTGGGTGTACGGCCAGCCGGCCCACGACATCCAGATCCTCGGAGTCACCGGCACCAGCGGCAAGTCCACCACCACGTTCATGATCGAGGCCGGCCTGCGGGCGGCCGGGCACCGGGCCGGCCTGGTGGGCGGCGTCGAGATCCGCGCGGGCGAGGAGCGTTTCCAGCCCACGCTGACCACGCCCGAGGCGCCGCAGCTGCACGGCCTGTTCGCCCTGATGCGCGAAAAAGGCGTCAGCGCGGCCGTCATGGAGGTCTCCAGCCACGCCCTGGCGCTCGGCCGGGTCGACGGGATCTTCTACGACGTCGCCCTGTTCACCAACCTCTCCCAGGACCACCTCGACTTCCACAAGGACTTCGAGGACTACTTCGCGACCAAGGTGCGGCTGTTCCAGCCGGAGCTGAGCCGGGTCGGCGTGACCAACATCGACGACCGCTACGGGCGGGAGCTGCTCGACCTGGCGAAGGTGCCGATGACCACCTACTCGGCGCTGGGCGACCCGGAGGCCGAGTGGCGGGCGCTGGACGCCCGGCTGGGCGCCGACGGCAGCGCGTTCAGGGTCGTGGGGCCCGGCGGGGTCGAGGCGGACGCGCAGATCGCGCTGCCGGGGCCGTTCAACGTCGCCAACGCGCTCGGCTCGATCGTCACGCTCGTCGAGGCCGGGGTGCCGCTGCACACCGCCGTGCACGGCGTGGGCACGCTCACCGGGGTCCCCGGGCGCATGCAGCGGATCACGGCCGCGGGCGACGAGTTCCAGGCCGTCGTGGACTACTCCCACAAGCCCGGCGCCGTGGAGTCGGTGCTGCGCTCTCTGCGCTCCGTCACGGCGGGCACGCTGACGATCGTGCTCGGCTGCGGCGGCGACCGCGACAAGGGCAAACGGCCGGTCATGGGCGAGCTCGCCGCCCAGCTGGCGGATGTGGCCATTTTCACGAGCGACAATCCGCGCTCGGAGGATCCGCTGGCCATTCTCACGACGATGATGGAGGGAGCGCTCCGCGTTCCGCAGCACGACCGCGCTCATGTGATCATTGAGCCCGACCGCGCGGCCGCCATCGGCCTGGCGATCGCCCGGGCCGGGCAAGGCGACGTGATCGTCGTGGCCGGCAAGGGTCATGAGCAGGGTCAGTACATTTCAGGCGAAGTGATCCCCTTCGACGACCGTGAGGTGGTCGCGGAGGCGATCGCCGCACGCAAGGAAAGCACGGAAAGCAGGAAGCACTGA
- a CDS encoding AAA family ATPase, with protein MAWLPQRHPTGQPSHFSHGGPVAVTHDVPPQLDELVTTAHRIRNAIESVIEGKGDAVRIMLTVLLAEGHLLIEDVPGVGKTMLAKALARSIDCPVRRVQFTPDLLPSDITGVSAYNQQTREFEFKPGPVFANIVVGDEINRASPKTQSALLECMEEQQVTVDGETYQLDAPFMVIATQNPIEMEGTYPLPEAQRDRFTARIAMGYPEPHAELEMLDVHGQTSPLDKLEPVATTAEVRALIEAVRGVYVSQAVKKYAIDLVVATRHSPDLRLGASPRSTLQLVRAARAHAALAGRDYVIPDDLQDLAIPVLAHRLLPSVEAQGQRRLPEQVVTDLIRRVPVPEARAS; from the coding sequence ATGGCATGGCTCCCGCAAAGGCACCCTACGGGACAGCCGTCGCACTTCTCTCATGGAGGCCCGGTGGCAGTAACCCATGATGTCCCTCCCCAGCTCGACGAGCTGGTCACCACCGCGCATCGGATTCGGAACGCCATCGAATCGGTGATCGAGGGCAAGGGCGACGCCGTCCGCATCATGCTCACCGTCCTGCTCGCGGAGGGCCACCTCCTGATCGAGGACGTACCAGGCGTCGGCAAGACCATGCTGGCCAAGGCGCTGGCGCGCTCCATCGACTGCCCGGTGCGCCGCGTGCAGTTCACTCCCGACCTGCTGCCCAGTGACATCACCGGGGTCAGCGCGTACAACCAGCAGACGCGGGAGTTCGAGTTCAAGCCCGGCCCGGTGTTCGCGAACATCGTGGTCGGCGACGAGATCAACCGCGCCTCCCCGAAGACGCAGTCCGCGCTGCTGGAGTGCATGGAAGAGCAGCAGGTGACGGTGGACGGCGAGACGTACCAGCTGGACGCGCCGTTCATGGTGATCGCCACCCAGAACCCCATCGAGATGGAAGGCACCTATCCCCTTCCCGAGGCGCAGCGCGACCGTTTCACCGCGCGCATCGCGATGGGCTACCCCGAGCCGCACGCCGAGCTGGAGATGCTCGACGTGCACGGCCAGACCTCGCCGCTGGACAAGCTGGAGCCGGTGGCGACGACGGCCGAGGTGCGCGCCCTCATCGAGGCCGTACGCGGCGTCTACGTCTCGCAGGCGGTCAAGAAGTACGCCATCGACCTCGTCGTGGCCACCCGCCACTCCCCCGACCTGCGGCTGGGCGCCTCTCCCCGGTCCACGCTGCAGCTCGTACGGGCCGCCAGGGCGCACGCCGCGCTGGCCGGCCGCGACTACGTCATCCCCGACGACCTGCAGGACCTGGCCATCCCCGTGCTGGCGCACCGGTTGCTGCCCAGCGTCGAGGCCCAGGGCCAGCGCCGCCTGCCGGAGCAGGTGGTGACCGATCTGATCAGGCGCGTGCCGGTGCCGGAGGCCAGGGCGTCGTGA
- the rsmH gene encoding 16S rRNA (cytosine(1402)-N(4))-methyltransferase RsmH — MEDNAGTGGHVPVMLERVLELLGPALTGSEPVVVDANLGLGGHSEALLAAYPSLHLIGIDRDPFAIDFSTRRLSPYADRITLVHASSGDLTEVLARAGRTTVNGALFDLGVSSPQLDEAERGFAYSYDAPLDMRMDTDQELTAEQVVNTYSATELIRILRDYGEERFAPRVAGLIIKERAKEAITSTKRLADIVREAIPAATRRTGGNPAKRTFQALRIEVNAELSALEAALPAALDALVLGGRVVVLSYHSLEDRLTKQALTARTRDTSPPGLPVPLPAHQPRFRLLTRGAELPSEEELARNPRAASARLRAAERIRVDD; from the coding sequence ATGGAGGACAACGCTGGCACGGGCGGTCACGTTCCGGTGATGCTCGAGCGCGTTCTGGAGCTGCTCGGTCCCGCGCTGACCGGCAGCGAGCCGGTCGTCGTCGACGCCAACCTCGGCCTCGGTGGCCACTCGGAGGCCCTGCTCGCGGCCTACCCGTCACTGCATCTGATCGGGATCGACCGCGACCCTTTCGCGATCGACTTCTCGACCCGCCGGCTGAGCCCGTACGCGGACCGGATCACCCTGGTCCACGCCTCCTCCGGTGACCTGACCGAGGTGCTCGCCCGCGCGGGCCGCACCACCGTCAACGGAGCCCTGTTCGACCTGGGGGTCTCCTCGCCGCAGCTCGACGAGGCGGAGCGCGGGTTCGCCTATTCCTACGACGCGCCGCTCGACATGCGGATGGACACCGACCAGGAGCTGACGGCGGAGCAGGTGGTCAACACCTACTCCGCCACGGAGCTGATCCGCATCCTGCGCGACTACGGAGAAGAGCGATTCGCTCCGCGTGTCGCGGGCCTGATCATCAAGGAACGGGCCAAAGAGGCCATAACCTCGACTAAGCGGCTTGCGGACATCGTGCGTGAGGCGATTCCCGCCGCGACCCGGCGCACTGGGGGAAACCCCGCCAAGAGGACTTTCCAAGCGCTGCGCATCGAGGTGAACGCGGAGCTGTCCGCCCTGGAGGCGGCGTTGCCCGCGGCACTCGACGCGCTGGTGCTGGGTGGGCGAGTCGTCGTGCTCTCGTACCACTCGCTCGAGGACCGGCTCACCAAGCAGGCCCTCACGGCGCGAACCAGGGACACCAGCCCCCCCGGGCTGCCCGTCCCACTGCCGGCTCACCAGCCGAGGTTCCGCCTCCTGACGAGGGGAGCCGAGCTCCCAAGCGAAGAAGAGCTCGCCCGCAACCCGCGGGCGGCCTCGGCCCGGCTACGGGCGGCAGAGAGGATCCGTGTTGACGACTGA
- a CDS encoding transglutaminase family protein has translation MRLTVASGVAAFAAAFLLYPLFQGGSWFWTSLGAVLAVMAAGLLSSRLSLPAWAAPLVALLAVWVYLTAAFASAKAWAWVVPTRGSVVELGRLLGVGWTDIQRFAAPVPETEGITLLTAGGVALIAIAVDLLAARLRRAALAGLPLLALATVPATILPDPISWPAFILAALGFIGLLIADGRERVGRWGRAVLVRRTTRATSSRSDARTSADTSGLRLSGKRIGFAAIALAVLVPALLPAMEPVSFFTFGVGGSGSGRGNSISIPNPIAGLKGQLELPERRVVLTYANDDDKPRYLRIYALDTFDGQQFGMTQPNGAVQNRTDNGPLPPPPGLGPQPKVKTVTTDIRISDEIVKLQFLPLPYPPRQIQIDGDWRADVDTLMVFSTRDEASGVEYEVTTSEPEPTPDLLESLSGTRPSVDPRFLKLPDNLPPEIDELATRLTADAKTDYDAAVKLQQFFTGGDFTYNLSTQGHSNSALRDFLLRDRAGFCEQFAVSMAVLARLVGIPSRVAIGYTGGTKVGDRWQVGTNDSHSWPELYFEGVGWLPFEPTPSGSAGQGSARVPEYTLPRPEATGEASRPTPGSTSSSADEPVDPQTRRNPRELDREGVVATGGLPTDDSMPLIAQIGIGAGALLLVLLIPAGLRLITRNRRVRALGWKVSEPSDDLTARIASKSAGRHPSVAAAWAELDDVLYDYGMARRLSETPRALARRLTQQYEFDAESAAAITAIASAVERVLFARDPGQIGPMRKDLRKVRQALAATVSRGRRLRAVLLPPSTLRRLRGLGERLLDGFDLLENIRLRRTAAHKGS, from the coding sequence ATGAGGCTGACCGTCGCCTCAGGCGTGGCCGCGTTCGCCGCGGCGTTCCTGCTCTACCCGCTCTTCCAGGGCGGCTCCTGGTTCTGGACGTCGCTGGGCGCCGTGCTCGCCGTGATGGCCGCGGGCCTGCTGAGCAGCCGCCTGTCGCTGCCCGCGTGGGCGGCGCCGCTGGTCGCGCTGCTCGCGGTGTGGGTCTACCTGACCGCGGCGTTCGCCTCCGCCAAGGCGTGGGCGTGGGTGGTGCCGACCCGCGGGTCGGTGGTGGAGCTGGGCAGGCTGCTGGGGGTCGGCTGGACCGACATTCAGCGCTTCGCCGCTCCCGTGCCGGAGACCGAGGGCATCACGCTGCTGACCGCCGGCGGCGTGGCGCTGATCGCGATCGCCGTGGACCTGCTGGCCGCGCGGCTGCGCCGGGCGGCGCTGGCCGGGCTGCCGCTGCTGGCGCTGGCCACCGTGCCGGCGACGATCCTGCCCGACCCGATCAGCTGGCCGGCGTTCATCCTGGCCGCGCTCGGGTTCATCGGCCTGCTGATCGCCGACGGGCGCGAGCGGGTGGGCCGCTGGGGCAGGGCGGTGCTGGTACGGCGGACGACCCGCGCCACGTCCTCCCGCTCCGACGCCCGCACCTCGGCCGACACCAGCGGGCTGCGGCTGTCGGGCAAGCGCATCGGGTTCGCCGCGATCGCGCTGGCGGTGCTGGTGCCCGCCCTGCTGCCGGCCATGGAGCCGGTGTCGTTCTTCACGTTCGGCGTGGGCGGCAGCGGCTCGGGCCGGGGCAACTCGATCAGCATCCCCAACCCCATCGCGGGCCTGAAGGGCCAGCTGGAGCTGCCGGAACGGCGCGTGGTCCTCACCTACGCCAACGACGACGACAAGCCCCGCTATCTGCGGATCTACGCGCTCGACACGTTCGACGGCCAGCAGTTCGGCATGACTCAGCCCAATGGGGCCGTGCAGAACAGGACGGACAACGGCCCCCTCCCCCCGCCGCCCGGCCTCGGCCCCCAGCCGAAGGTCAAGACCGTGACCACGGACATCCGGATCAGCGACGAGATCGTGAAGCTGCAGTTCCTGCCGCTGCCGTACCCGCCGCGACAGATCCAGATCGACGGCGACTGGCGGGCGGACGTCGACACGCTCATGGTCTTCTCCACCCGCGACGAGGCCTCCGGCGTCGAGTACGAGGTGACCACGAGCGAGCCGGAGCCCACGCCGGACCTGCTGGAATCGCTCAGCGGGACCCGGCCCTCCGTCGATCCCCGCTTCCTGAAGCTGCCGGACAACCTGCCGCCCGAGATCGACGAGCTGGCGACCCGCCTGACCGCGGACGCCAAGACGGACTACGACGCGGCGGTCAAGCTGCAGCAGTTCTTCACCGGCGGCGACTTCACCTACAACCTCAGCACGCAGGGGCACAGCAACTCGGCGCTGCGGGACTTCCTGCTGCGCGACCGGGCGGGCTTCTGCGAGCAGTTCGCCGTGTCGATGGCGGTGCTGGCCAGGCTGGTGGGCATCCCGTCGCGGGTGGCCATCGGCTACACCGGCGGCACGAAGGTCGGCGACCGCTGGCAGGTCGGCACCAACGACTCCCACTCCTGGCCCGAGCTGTATTTCGAGGGCGTGGGCTGGCTGCCGTTCGAGCCGACTCCCTCGGGTTCGGCCGGCCAGGGCAGCGCGCGGGTGCCCGAGTACACGCTGCCCAGGCCGGAGGCGACCGGGGAGGCGTCGAGGCCGACGCCGGGTTCGACCAGTTCGTCCGCTGACGAGCCGGTCGACCCGCAGACCCGGCGCAACCCTCGCGAGCTGGACCGCGAGGGCGTGGTCGCCACCGGCGGGCTGCCGACGGACGACTCGATGCCGCTGATCGCCCAGATCGGCATCGGCGCGGGAGCGCTGCTGCTGGTGCTGCTGATCCCCGCGGGCCTGCGGCTGATCACCAGGAACCGGCGCGTGCGCGCCCTGGGCTGGAAGGTCTCGGAGCCGTCCGACGACCTGACGGCCAGGATCGCGTCGAAGTCGGCGGGCCGCCATCCGTCGGTCGCCGCCGCCTGGGCGGAGCTGGACGACGTGCTGTACGACTACGGCATGGCCCGCCGGCTCAGCGAGACCCCGCGGGCGCTGGCACGGCGGCTGACCCAGCAGTATGAGTTCGACGCGGAATCGGCGGCGGCCATCACGGCCATCGCCTCCGCGGTGGAGCGGGTGCTGTTCGCCCGGGATCCGGGGCAGATCGGGCCGATGCGCAAGGACCTGCGCAAGGTGCGCCAGGCGCTGGCGGCCACGGTGTCACGCGGGCGCCGGCTGCGGGCGGTGCTGCTGCCGCCGTCCACGCTGCGGCGGCTGCGGGGGCTGGGCGAGCGCCTGCTCGACGGGTTCGACCTGCTGGAGAACATCAGGCTGCGGCGGACGGCCGCCCACAAGGGCTCCTGA